One segment of Candidatus Eisenbacteria bacterium DNA contains the following:
- a CDS encoding type II toxin-antitoxin system HicA family toxin, with protein sequence MTAWPSTRARKVLAALERLGWRIKRQSGSHRTLERPGWPDFVFAFHDREEIGPRMLARLAKHTGLKPDDL encoded by the coding sequence GTGACGGCTTGGCCGAGCACGCGGGCGCGGAAGGTGCTGGCCGCGCTCGAACGCCTCGGATGGCGCATCAAGCGGCAATCGGGCTCGCACCGGACGCTGGAACGACCGGGCTGGCCCGATTTCGTTTTCGCCTTTCACGATCGCGAAGAGATCGGTCCGAGAATGCTCGCGCGTCTTGCGAAGCATACGGGCCTGAAGCCCGATGACTTGTAG
- a CDS encoding type II toxin-antitoxin system HicB family antitoxin, translated as MTFRIEVEQEEDGRWIAEVLELPGAMTYGPTRDEAIARAKALALRAVAEKLEHGETGPDLGDIAFRAA; from the coding sequence ATGACGTTTCGGATCGAGGTCGAGCAGGAAGAGGATGGGCGCTGGATTGCGGAGGTGCTTGAACTCCCTGGCGCAATGACCTACGGCCCCACGCGGGACGAGGCGATCGCCAGGGCGAAGGCCTTGGCGCTCCGAGCGGTTGCGGAAAAACTCGAGCACGGGGAGACCGGCCCGGACCTCGGGGATATCGCCTTCCGAGCTGCGTGA